The following are encoded together in the Mycolicibacterium arabiense genome:
- a CDS encoding MarR family winged helix-turn-helix transcriptional regulator — MTDTTSPGPDREQSERRIEADLRALTAESDWMARAFAEQNDLSANEFRALLFVMVAETAGAPLTAGDLRRSMGLSGAAITYLVERMAETGHLRREVDPSDRRKVILRYADHGMEVARGFFTRLGEHSHDAMAVLPDEDLEAAHRVFAALISAMQAYRAEMPSEIGTSTGTDAVSPG; from the coding sequence ATGACCGATACGACGAGTCCCGGTCCGGATCGTGAGCAGTCGGAACGTCGCATCGAGGCCGATCTGCGCGCCCTGACGGCGGAGTCGGACTGGATGGCCCGCGCCTTCGCCGAACAGAATGACCTGTCCGCCAATGAGTTTCGCGCCCTGCTGTTCGTCATGGTGGCGGAGACCGCAGGTGCTCCGCTGACCGCAGGCGATCTGCGCCGGAGCATGGGGTTGTCCGGTGCGGCGATCACCTACCTGGTGGAGCGCATGGCCGAGACCGGACACCTGCGTCGCGAGGTCGACCCGTCCGACCGCCGCAAGGTGATCCTGCGGTACGCCGACCATGGCATGGAGGTGGCCCGCGGCTTCTTCACCCGGCTCGGCGAACACAGCCACGACGCGATGGCGGTACTCCCCGACGAAGACCTCGAAGCCGCCCACCGGGTGTTCGCAGCGCTGATCTCCGCCATGCAGGCCTACCGGGCCGAGATGCCGTCGGAGATAGGCACGTCCACCGGGACCGATGCCGTCAGTCCCGGTTGA